The proteins below are encoded in one region of bacterium:
- a CDS encoding pseudouridine synthase produces MMERLQKILASRGIASRREAETLILKGRVSVNGVKVTELGAKADPDADTILFDGRTLPNHLAPKVLMLNKPVGYLSTSRKSREEGEIVLDLVPSDRRYFPVGRLDRDSSGLLLMTDDGDLALRLTHPRYGAHKTYVVETTATVPPESVRLLKEGVMLEDGMAYAIDALQLGRRCLQITLGEGRKRQVRRMIAALGLRVFSLERVQIGGLSLGSLRPGQWRELNPDEIERLLQPAADNHPR; encoded by the coding sequence ATGATGGAGCGCCTGCAGAAGATTCTCGCGTCCCGTGGCATTGCGTCTCGCCGTGAAGCTGAGACGTTGATCCTGAAAGGCCGTGTATCGGTCAACGGCGTTAAGGTTACGGAACTCGGTGCGAAGGCGGACCCGGATGCCGATACCATCCTCTTCGATGGCCGGACGCTTCCGAATCATCTTGCGCCGAAGGTTCTGATGTTGAACAAACCTGTGGGCTACCTGTCCACAAGCCGCAAGAGCAGGGAAGAGGGGGAGATCGTCCTCGACCTCGTTCCTTCCGACCGCCGCTACTTTCCCGTTGGACGGCTCGACCGTGACAGCTCCGGTCTCCTCCTCATGACCGACGACGGCGATCTGGCTCTGCGCCTTACGCATCCCCGCTACGGCGCGCATAAGACGTATGTGGTTGAAACCACCGCAACCGTGCCGCCCGAGTCCGTTCGCCTTCTGAAAGAAGGCGTGATGCTCGAAGACGGTATGGCCTATGCCATCGATGCCTTGCAATTGGGCCGTCGCTGTCTTCAGATTACCCTCGGTGAGGGGCGCAAGCGGCAGGTCCGCCGCATGATTGCCGCGCTGGGTCTGCGTGTCTTCAGCCTCGAACGCGTACAGATCGGCGGACTCTCCCTTGGATCGCTCCGGCCCGGCCAATGGCGCGAATTGAACCCTGATGAAATTGAGCGGCTTCTCCAACCCGCCGCGGATAACCACCCGAGATAG
- a CDS encoding nodulation protein NfeD: MFNTLRTCFFLLLLSAGAAVATQVDWVTIDGAIGPVSYQMIHQGIADAEKDHAQALIIQLDTPGGLLSTTRLIAKDMLASKVPIVVFVAPPGARAGSAGVFVTLAANIAAMAPGTNIGAAHPVGIGGMGGSDTSSTMTEKVVNDAAAFARSLASQRHRNAEWAEKAVRQSVSVTDSEALALGMIDFVTTRDSLLLRLDGRTVELESGAVTLHTAGAQVREAPLTMRLKILALLSEPNIVYIFLLLGIYGLFFELYNPGAILPGVVGALSLIIAFYSLQLLPVNWAGLLLIFLGVLLFLLEIKIVSHGLLSVGGVVSLILGSLMLFDPARTGIRVDIGLIIPASLITAAFFIFVVGMGLKAQKSRVKTGKEGMIGEVGTVTVALTPRGKVQVHGEWWDAESNSDLQAGAHVRVTAVSGMTLKVEPVQ; this comes from the coding sequence ATGTTCAACACATTGCGGACGTGCTTTTTCCTGTTGCTGCTCTCCGCCGGCGCTGCCGTTGCAACGCAGGTGGACTGGGTAACCATTGACGGCGCCATCGGTCCCGTGTCCTATCAAATGATCCATCAAGGCATCGCTGATGCGGAGAAGGATCACGCACAGGCGCTGATCATTCAGTTGGATACTCCCGGCGGTCTGCTCTCCACGACTCGCCTGATTGCCAAGGATATGCTCGCGTCCAAGGTGCCCATCGTCGTCTTCGTTGCGCCTCCCGGAGCCCGCGCGGGTTCCGCCGGCGTCTTCGTTACCCTTGCGGCAAACATCGCGGCTATGGCTCCCGGCACCAACATCGGCGCGGCGCATCCCGTCGGCATCGGCGGCATGGGCGGTTCGGATACGTCCAGCACCATGACCGAAAAAGTGGTCAACGACGCCGCGGCGTTCGCCCGTTCGCTGGCCTCACAGCGCCATCGCAATGCCGAATGGGCCGAGAAGGCTGTGCGCCAGAGCGTCTCCGTTACCGATTCGGAAGCTCTCGCACTCGGCATGATCGATTTCGTCACCACGCGCGACAGCCTTCTGCTTCGGTTGGACGGACGCACCGTGGAACTCGAGTCGGGCGCGGTCACGCTTCACACCGCAGGCGCGCAAGTCCGTGAAGCGCCGCTGACCATGCGCTTGAAAATCCTCGCGCTGCTCTCCGAACCGAACATCGTCTACATTTTCCTCTTGCTGGGAATCTACGGCCTGTTCTTCGAGTTGTATAATCCCGGGGCCATTCTCCCCGGCGTGGTGGGAGCGCTATCCTTGATTATCGCGTTCTATAGCCTGCAACTTCTGCCGGTGAACTGGGCGGGACTCTTGCTCATCTTCCTGGGTGTGCTGCTCTTCCTGCTCGAAATCAAGATTGTCAGTCACGGCCTGCTCAGCGTCGGAGGAGTGGTCTCCCTGATTCTGGGTTCGCTCATGTTGTTCGACCCAGCCCGGACAGGAATTCGTGTGGATATCGGCTTGATTATTCCGGCGTCGCTCATCACTGCCGCCTTCTTCATTTTCGTTGTGGGCATGGGCCTGAAGGCGCAGAAGAGCCGCGTGAAGACCGGAAAAGAAGGAATGATTGGCGAGGTGGGCACCGTTACGGTGGCTCTGACTCCTCGCGGCAAGGTTCAGGTGCACGGAGAGTGGTGGGACGCCGAAAGCAACTCCGACCTGCAGGCCGGAGCACATGTGCGCGTCACGGCTGTCAGCGGAATGACTCTGAAGGTCGAACCGGTTCAGTGA
- the selB gene encoding selenocysteine-specific translation elongation factor, producing MARVIVGTAGHIDHGKSTLVRALTGTDPDRLPEEKKRGITIDLGYAFFGDVAAIIDVPGHEKLIRNMVAGAATIDFALLVIAADDGVMPQTTEHLQILRLLGVQRGAIVLTKCDAVEAEWLDLVEDQVRTAVQATFLESSPIFRVDSLSGRGIDDLRERLTQMLVALPARSAHGVFRLPIDRIFVIKGRGSVVTGTILSGSIQKDTRLAVLPGGFDVRVKRLETQGAEAEQLHAGQRAALNLMGDTDSLERGRTLTIPGALLSSPRVKVAIELIASVEPLKDRQRVRFLVGTQEVIGRVQILERPDPALLYANLLLEEETVAVWGDHFVLRRYSPLETLGGGRVLEPAAARLRARDLADEIAFARALNTPSVHDALFAFLRYRARAGIPVSALAASFGTTAADVLRLCAKIPNAKAIQIGEFLILDSRVKELQSEVQARLSALHRKSPESRGFSRAEVKSGNLGDLPDTILDHVMQSMIAEGSVVQEGPLLREPERRILLTPAQQELNSLVLSELRKAAFAPPSSTVIAETLRRTRPEVEKSLVLLERLGHCRRLGLDLFFETQSFDNAVEIVRAALQSSPELTVAEASRLLTSSRKYVVPFLEYLDNKGITQREGNVRIRGRSFA from the coding sequence ATGGCGCGAGTCATTGTTGGTACAGCCGGGCATATCGACCACGGAAAATCCACGCTGGTTCGCGCACTGACGGGCACCGATCCCGACCGCCTTCCCGAAGAAAAAAAACGCGGGATCACCATTGATCTCGGCTATGCCTTCTTCGGCGATGTCGCCGCGATCATCGACGTTCCCGGCCACGAGAAGCTCATCCGTAACATGGTGGCCGGCGCCGCGACCATCGATTTCGCGCTTCTCGTTATCGCCGCCGATGACGGCGTCATGCCGCAGACTACGGAGCATCTGCAGATCCTGCGGTTGCTTGGTGTGCAGCGCGGCGCCATTGTCCTCACCAAGTGCGATGCCGTGGAAGCCGAATGGCTCGACCTCGTCGAAGATCAGGTGCGCACCGCCGTACAAGCGACCTTCCTCGAGAGCAGCCCCATCTTCCGGGTCGATTCCCTCTCCGGTCGCGGAATCGACGACTTGCGCGAGCGGCTGACGCAGATGCTCGTCGCGCTGCCTGCCCGTTCGGCGCATGGCGTGTTCCGCCTTCCCATCGATCGCATTTTCGTGATCAAGGGCCGCGGTTCCGTCGTTACCGGAACCATTCTGTCCGGCTCCATTCAAAAAGACACCCGCCTCGCAGTTCTGCCCGGCGGGTTTGATGTGAGAGTCAAGCGCCTCGAAACTCAGGGCGCCGAGGCCGAGCAGCTTCATGCCGGCCAGCGCGCCGCGCTCAATCTCATGGGCGATACCGACTCCCTCGAGCGTGGCCGCACCCTCACGATTCCCGGCGCTCTGCTGTCATCGCCGCGCGTCAAAGTCGCCATTGAACTCATCGCCAGCGTCGAGCCCCTTAAAGACCGGCAGCGTGTGCGTTTTCTCGTCGGCACTCAGGAGGTCATTGGCCGCGTGCAAATTCTTGAGCGCCCGGATCCCGCGCTGCTGTACGCCAATCTGTTGCTCGAGGAAGAGACCGTCGCCGTGTGGGGAGACCATTTCGTTCTGCGCCGCTATTCGCCGCTGGAGACTCTTGGCGGCGGACGCGTGCTCGAACCTGCCGCTGCCCGGCTCCGTGCCCGCGATCTTGCCGATGAAATCGCCTTTGCCCGCGCCCTCAACACGCCGTCCGTTCATGATGCTCTGTTCGCCTTCCTGCGCTATCGAGCGCGAGCAGGCATCCCTGTGTCGGCTCTGGCGGCCTCCTTCGGCACAACAGCCGCCGATGTGCTCCGGCTCTGCGCAAAAATTCCCAACGCCAAAGCGATTCAGATCGGCGAGTTTCTGATTCTCGACAGCCGCGTGAAGGAATTGCAGTCTGAAGTTCAGGCGCGCCTTTCAGCCCTGCACCGCAAATCGCCCGAGAGTCGCGGCTTTTCCCGCGCCGAAGTCAAGAGCGGCAATCTGGGTGATCTGCCCGACACTATTCTTGATCATGTCATGCAATCCATGATCGCCGAAGGAAGCGTCGTGCAGGAAGGTCCGCTCCTGCGTGAACCCGAACGCCGCATTCTGCTTACTCCTGCTCAGCAGGAACTCAACAGTCTGGTGTTATCCGAACTGCGCAAAGCCGCCTTTGCTCCGCCGTCGTCCACCGTCATCGCCGAGACGTTGCGTCGCACCCGCCCCGAAGTCGAGAAGAGTCTGGTCCTGCTCGAGCGCCTCGGTCATTGCCGCCGTCTCGGTCTCGATCTGTTCTTTGAAACGCAGTCCTTCGACAACGCCGTAGAAATTGTTCGCGCCGCCTTGCAGTCATCTCCCGAACTGACGGTCGCCGAAGCCTCGCGCCTGCTCACCTCGTCGCGCAAATACGTGGTGCCCTTCCTCGAGTATCTCGACAACAAAGGGATCACTCAGCG
- a CDS encoding PEGA domain-containing protein has product MRSSHRGPASAVTLLLGLARIVLPLLVIAAAAYWFLNFYGVGKGMVRVSTSIPGAEILVGGILTGTVSDTTIEVPAGKQIITVRKDSYVSEPEFAVVDVSRHETSRVRFTLKPAQEAVTQDSVAPLRPVRQDIFSTGVPFRSVSPGSYHQRRVLDVTQHNSEPDDRTDPNPAAFRTESSGVAPLTSSSSDLPAAPLSSTQITVSSNPDGAQILVNGQPSSHVTPYTFRGLDRGVYSFRVKQDGFVARPESISVTLTTDFQRELAAFELSPDPTLPQPALTISTGPLAAGFTVDGKPGGVGKASLNPGFGQHRIEFAEVPGFKTPAPVTVSLTAEQPHAEASGVYERLTGNAFIAVLPSEDLEKFDGKQLRIYVDNELILDGPKQRFDATLLGHLLSGKRLIRIQYGDLSTDTFLNLTDNEVIEITFRVETFFSKRKLRLRDKPIVPIEQWQQNSKKMNVLSVT; this is encoded by the coding sequence ATGAGATCGAGTCACCGCGGCCCGGCATCCGCCGTCACTCTGCTCCTCGGCCTGGCGCGTATCGTCCTGCCTCTGCTCGTCATTGCCGCTGCCGCCTATTGGTTCCTCAATTTTTATGGTGTGGGGAAGGGGATGGTGCGTGTCAGCACGTCCATTCCCGGCGCGGAGATTCTCGTCGGTGGAATTCTCACAGGCACCGTCAGCGATACAACGATTGAAGTCCCCGCCGGTAAGCAGATCATTACCGTCCGCAAGGACAGCTATGTCTCCGAGCCTGAGTTTGCCGTGGTCGACGTCAGTCGCCACGAGACCAGCCGCGTCAGGTTCACTCTCAAACCTGCGCAGGAAGCCGTCACGCAGGACAGTGTCGCTCCGCTGCGGCCTGTTCGTCAGGATATTTTCAGCACCGGCGTGCCGTTCCGCTCCGTGTCTCCCGGTTCCTACCACCAGCGCCGGGTGTTGGATGTTACGCAGCACAACTCGGAGCCCGATGATCGTACGGATCCGAATCCGGCCGCATTCCGCACCGAGAGTTCGGGAGTTGCTCCGCTGACCTCAAGCTCTTCGGATCTCCCCGCCGCGCCGCTTTCCAGCACTCAAATTACTGTTTCGTCCAATCCGGATGGCGCGCAGATTCTCGTCAACGGCCAGCCTTCCTCCCACGTGACGCCTTACACGTTCCGTGGTTTGGATCGCGGCGTCTATTCGTTCCGTGTCAAACAGGACGGCTTTGTCGCGCGACCCGAGAGTATCAGCGTTACTCTGACCACGGATTTTCAGCGTGAACTTGCCGCTTTTGAACTGTCCCCGGATCCCACGCTGCCTCAACCTGCCCTGACGATTTCCACCGGTCCCCTTGCTGCCGGCTTTACCGTGGACGGCAAGCCGGGTGGTGTCGGCAAGGCGTCGTTGAATCCCGGCTTCGGCCAGCACCGTATTGAATTCGCCGAAGTACCCGGATTCAAAACTCCCGCGCCGGTCACCGTCAGTCTCACCGCCGAGCAGCCGCACGCCGAAGCCTCCGGAGTCTACGAGCGCCTCACCGGCAACGCTTTTATTGCGGTGCTGCCTTCGGAAGATCTGGAGAAGTTCGATGGCAAACAGCTTCGCATTTATGTGGACAATGAACTGATCCTCGATGGACCCAAGCAGCGTTTCGATGCCACACTTCTCGGCCACCTGCTTTCCGGCAAGCGTCTCATTCGCATTCAGTACGGTGATCTGAGCACCGATACCTTTTTGAATCTCACGGACAATGAGGTCATAGAGATTACGTTCCGCGTCGAGACCTTCTTCAGCAAACGCAAGTTGCGGCTGCGTGATAAGCCCATCGTGCCCATTGAGCAGTGGCAGCAGAATTCCAAGAAGATGAATGTTCTCTCCGTCACCTGA
- a CDS encoding slipin family protein: MFLPLYAFILVFAIFILASAIRILNEYERGVIFRLGRSVGVKGPGLILLIPIVDRMVKVSLRTVVFDVPTQDIITHDNVSMQVNAVVYFRVIDPQRAIIEVENFLFATSQLSQTTLRSVLGQVELDELLAKRDKINDQLQTIIDQQTEPWGVKVSLVEIKHVDLPQEMKRAMARQAEAERERRAKIIAAEGERQAADQLTAAAAVIEKHPSALQLRFLQTLVEVASENNSTTIFPVPIDLITPLLKKYTEPNTGNG; encoded by the coding sequence ATGTTTTTACCGTTGTACGCGTTTATTCTCGTCTTCGCTATCTTCATTCTTGCTTCGGCCATCCGTATTCTGAACGAATATGAACGGGGTGTGATCTTCCGCCTCGGCCGCAGCGTTGGCGTGAAGGGCCCCGGCCTCATTCTGCTGATCCCCATCGTCGACCGCATGGTCAAGGTAAGCCTGCGTACCGTCGTGTTCGATGTTCCCACACAGGACATCATCACCCATGACAACGTCTCCATGCAGGTGAATGCCGTCGTCTACTTCCGCGTTATCGACCCCCAGCGTGCCATTATCGAAGTCGAAAACTTCCTCTTTGCCACCAGCCAGCTCTCGCAAACCACCCTCCGCAGCGTGCTCGGCCAGGTTGAGTTGGATGAACTTCTCGCCAAGCGCGATAAGATCAACGATCAACTTCAGACGATCATTGACCAGCAGACCGAGCCTTGGGGTGTCAAGGTGTCACTGGTTGAAATCAAGCATGTGGATCTTCCGCAGGAGATGAAGCGTGCAATGGCTCGTCAGGCTGAAGCGGAACGTGAACGCCGTGCCAAGATCATCGCCGCCGAAGGCGAACGTCAGGCCGCAGATCAGTTGACGGCGGCAGCCGCTGTGATCGAAAAGCACCCGTCCGCGCTGCAGTTGCGCTTCCTTCAGACCCTCGTAGAAGTGGCGTCGGAGAACAACTCCACCACGATCTTCCCGGTTCCGATCGACCTCATAACGCCGCTGCTGAAGAAGTATACTGAACCAAACACGGGGAATGGATGA
- the selA gene encoding L-seryl-tRNA(Sec) selenium transferase: MAQTDDPRRQLPGVDTLLAHPALSGLADTVSPVLLTGVVRGVLSEARRRITGSGPAPTPDSLASSVLAKVRELEQPSPRRVINATGVILHTGLGRAPMGEWAIDAVRKSAGYCDLEFDLPSGERGDRQEHVEELLCTITGAEAALVVNNNAAALYLVLNALGYHREVIVSRGQLIEIGGSFRLPDIMVRSGVRLVEVGATNRTRVEDYRDAITARTALLLSAHPSNYRIMGFTESVAIEDLCALGKEQGVPVVDDIGNGLLWDWTSMGLPPEPNVAASLKAGSDLALVSGDKALGGPQSGIILGKRDLVRRVKKSPLARVVRAEKMTLSALNSTLRAYLNRATVPSRIPFWAMLSATPEQLRERAQHVLPQLQSLAAWKVLEVRDTASEAGSGTLPAVSLPSVGIAMLPEGMTAAAWAKMLRLASVPVVATVRQDLLWLNMRTISPSDEAMLVTMITEALRGR, encoded by the coding sequence GTGGCGCAAACGGATGACCCCAGGCGGCAATTGCCCGGCGTCGATACCCTGCTCGCACACCCTGCGCTGAGCGGTCTTGCCGACACCGTGTCACCCGTTTTGCTGACCGGTGTCGTGCGCGGCGTGCTCAGTGAGGCCCGTCGCCGCATCACCGGAAGTGGCCCCGCGCCAACACCGGACTCCCTCGCAAGCTCCGTGCTTGCCAAAGTGCGCGAACTGGAGCAGCCGTCTCCGCGCCGCGTCATCAACGCCACCGGAGTCATTCTTCACACCGGCCTTGGCCGCGCTCCCATGGGCGAGTGGGCCATCGACGCGGTACGGAAATCCGCTGGGTACTGTGATCTGGAGTTCGATCTCCCCTCGGGTGAACGCGGTGACCGTCAGGAGCATGTCGAAGAATTGCTTTGCACGATCACGGGCGCCGAAGCCGCGCTGGTGGTCAACAACAATGCGGCTGCGCTGTATCTTGTCCTGAATGCTCTTGGCTATCACCGCGAGGTCATCGTCTCCCGCGGTCAGCTCATTGAAATCGGCGGCAGCTTTCGCCTGCCCGACATCATGGTGCGCTCCGGTGTGCGTCTTGTCGAAGTCGGTGCCACCAATCGCACCCGTGTGGAAGATTACCGCGATGCCATCACAGCCAGGACCGCGCTCCTCCTCAGCGCGCATCCCAGCAACTACCGCATCATGGGCTTCACCGAATCCGTGGCCATCGAGGATCTCTGCGCCCTCGGCAAAGAGCAGGGCGTTCCCGTCGTCGATGACATCGGTAACGGCCTTCTTTGGGATTGGACCTCCATGGGACTTCCACCCGAGCCCAATGTCGCGGCGAGTCTCAAAGCGGGATCGGACCTCGCGTTGGTCTCCGGCGACAAAGCTCTCGGCGGTCCGCAGTCCGGTATTATTCTGGGTAAGCGCGACCTCGTGCGCCGCGTCAAGAAGAGCCCCCTTGCCCGAGTCGTGCGCGCCGAAAAGATGACGCTGTCCGCGCTGAACTCTACCTTGCGCGCCTATCTGAACCGCGCGACGGTGCCGTCCCGCATTCCCTTCTGGGCGATGCTCTCGGCGACCCCCGAACAACTGCGCGAGCGTGCACAACACGTGCTCCCTCAGCTTCAATCGCTCGCCGCCTGGAAAGTGCTCGAAGTTCGCGACACCGCCTCCGAAGCCGGTTCGGGCACCCTGCCCGCCGTCTCGTTGCCCAGTGTCGGTATTGCCATGCTGCCCGAAGGGATGACCGCCGCCGCCTGGGCAAAGATGTTGCGCCTCGCATCCGTGCCTGTAGTGGCCACCGTTCGTCAGGACCTCCTCTGGCTGAATATGCGCACCATCTCCCCGTCCGATGAGGCCATGCTTGTGACAATGATTACCGAAGCTTTGCGCGGAAGGTAA